From the Bombus huntii isolate Logan2020A chromosome 4, iyBomHunt1.1, whole genome shotgun sequence genome, the window AAAATATTGCTTCAAGTGCCAGCATATGTTTACTAGATTGAAATTGTGACAATTTTCTTCATAAGAACGTTTCGTTCTTTTCTCAACCCGACTCGTTCCTCCACCACCATTTCTGTGTTCGTTACATgaattaatcagttgatttTTTTATCATGTTCACAGAGAAAAGAATATGTGAAATACGCAAAGGTATTTCCACTGTCCGGTACACTGGACTTTAAAGTACCAAGTAAGTGGTACAGAAGAGTTGTCGGATCGCTTGAAATTATTTGCGGACTCGCAATGGCTATAGTTCCAAGTCGTAAgagaacatttttttttttatataattaaaatatttcgttccGCTTTCCTTTAAAATACACGAATTAGCTGCATACGCTAGCATTAGGGTAACTTTTCCTCTTGGAAACATTACCTCAACTACGTATTATCTGCTTTGTTTTCTTCTCGATTTCTTTcagacaaaataaaaaatgcatcGAACGCGATATTACTGTTATTGATGTTAATGGCTGTGTACTCTCACTACATGGTGAATGACAAGTTTGAAAGGATTGCGCCAGCACTAGtaagattaaaataaaatttataaaagaaatcgatATATTAAACAGAACAGAtacttataaaaatataactatATATTTGCTTTTTAGGTATTTTTTTTCATGCTAACAGGCCGACTAGTAATAGATTGGCAACTTAGACGAGAGGACACGCAACCGGTAACGGCGAATGGTGTAGatgataaaagtaaaaaacaAGATTGAATTCGAGATTCTTATATGTATTCGCACGATTAAGACTTTGGTTATCAAGTCAGTTATCGCCTACGTACCACGTAATAATCacgatgaaataattttccataCACGCAGCAAAGAAGTATTTCGTTCGATCTTTAATTCCTTATGCTCCGCGATATTAATTTTGTGTGTATGGTTTCTTACGTCTCATATCAAATGCTCTCTTTCAAAGTTATGCTTCAATCCTATTACGTTTCATCACGAGCTACTTTTTCGTGCTGACAGCACTCGAATTTGTTCAAAGCATTCTAAATCTCGAGTACCTCGAGAGCTATGAATTTCTATCATTATTAGTCAACATTATAAGAATTTAATCAACGGCAAAGAATCATGAAATACTAGCTCAAGCACAAGGTATTAACTGCCAATTGAATCAATGTGTTCTCCTTGATATCGTATTAAGATGTAAATGCCCTTagacgataactaaaagaatatcGTTGCAGTGTAATGCACATGCGTGTTTTCTTCGCATCcatacttttactttttttttaaagaaaaaaagacacGTATTTTCACAAGAGCGActaaaaatgtacaaattaaaaattactcGTACAAACAGTTTAAGCAATACGAACGCACTTCCTATTATCAGCGATTAAAACTAAACCACTATCGTAAGATGTAtaatttttgatttaattaaagatGGTTTGCTGatatctcttttttttataagaaaaaatgtatttgttttttaaaatattaaatttacaatcgACAGAGataattgaattaaataaagatACCTACGAggt encodes:
- the LOC126864859 gene encoding novel acetylcholine receptor chaperone, whose product is MGSIVLKSLSVLLGIFFVFVGTMKLTSHISKDLHKDLRKEYVKYAKVFPLSGTLDFKVPSKWYRRVVGSLEIICGLAMAIVPSHKIKNASNAILLLLMLMAVYSHYMVNDKFERIAPALVFFFMLTGRLVIDWQLRREDTQPVTANGVDDKSKKQD